A portion of the Granulosicoccus antarcticus IMCC3135 genome contains these proteins:
- a CDS encoding YifB family Mg chelatase-like AAA ATPase yields MSYATVHSCTLCGVQALPVIVEIHIGGGLPGMSIVGLPQSAVRESKDRVKAAIQHMGLTFPQVKIIVNLAPADLPKRGGRFDLPIALGILQATGQLPEQALDGLMVLGELGLTGELRSVSGILPTSHAFAESRFSLFIPTANAAEAIRSRRTRVYAVDSLQEAFRQLKHRHKEPLVLYGVSGENATMGLQGRPTVPDLSDVVGQHKARRALEIAAAGAHNLLMAGPPGTGKSMLASRLPGIQPPMSEMEAMEAASVASISYTGFDAQHWGIRPFRAPHHTASGVALVGGGANPMPGEISLAHHGVLFLDELPEYSRSVLDVLREPMETGRITVSRAARQAEFPSRFQLVAAMNPCPCGYYNDAVVRCNCTPDVIMRYQSRISGPFLDRIDLHVDMQRELHLAVGAPVVGDNESSELIRQRVVQARDRQLDRQHMTNAMLAPRVLHEHAQLDKSASDLLRQATTRLNLTLRAQHRLLRVARTIADLEADAKVECRHLAESLSYRRAPLLNSF; encoded by the coding sequence ATGTCCTACGCCACGGTTCATTCGTGCACGCTATGCGGAGTTCAGGCTCTGCCCGTAATCGTTGAAATTCATATCGGTGGCGGTCTGCCGGGTATGTCAATTGTCGGTCTGCCGCAGTCAGCGGTGCGTGAGAGCAAAGATCGGGTTAAAGCCGCTATACAGCACATGGGGTTGACCTTTCCGCAGGTGAAGATCATCGTCAATCTGGCGCCGGCGGATCTGCCCAAGCGCGGTGGCCGTTTCGATCTTCCCATTGCACTGGGCATTCTGCAGGCGACAGGGCAGTTGCCCGAACAGGCGCTGGATGGGTTGATGGTGCTGGGAGAGCTTGGCCTGACCGGAGAATTACGCTCGGTCAGTGGCATTCTGCCTACCTCGCATGCCTTCGCAGAATCGCGCTTCAGTCTTTTCATTCCAACGGCTAATGCTGCCGAAGCCATTCGCAGTCGACGCACGCGAGTCTACGCGGTTGATAGTTTGCAAGAGGCATTCCGGCAGCTCAAGCATCGTCACAAGGAGCCGTTGGTGCTGTATGGCGTTTCTGGTGAAAACGCTACGATGGGTCTGCAAGGTCGCCCGACAGTGCCCGATTTGTCGGATGTCGTAGGCCAGCATAAGGCCCGGCGAGCACTGGAAATAGCGGCGGCAGGGGCACATAATTTACTAATGGCAGGTCCGCCCGGCACTGGTAAATCCATGCTGGCCAGTCGACTGCCGGGTATACAACCACCCATGAGCGAGATGGAGGCGATGGAGGCAGCATCGGTGGCCTCTATCAGCTACACCGGCTTTGATGCGCAGCATTGGGGAATTCGTCCATTTCGTGCACCTCACCACACGGCATCTGGCGTGGCTTTGGTGGGAGGGGGCGCAAATCCCATGCCTGGAGAAATTTCACTGGCCCATCATGGCGTTTTATTCCTCGATGAATTGCCGGAGTACTCACGCTCCGTCCTCGACGTTTTACGCGAACCCATGGAAACGGGCCGAATAACGGTTTCCAGAGCCGCCAGGCAAGCAGAGTTTCCGTCGCGCTTCCAGTTGGTAGCGGCGATGAACCCCTGTCCTTGTGGCTACTATAATGATGCCGTGGTGCGTTGTAACTGTACACCGGATGTGATCATGCGTTATCAGTCACGCATCTCAGGGCCATTTCTGGATCGCATAGACCTGCATGTGGATATGCAACGCGAGCTGCATCTGGCGGTGGGCGCGCCAGTGGTTGGCGACAATGAGAGCAGTGAGTTGATCCGGCAGCGGGTAGTGCAGGCACGCGATCGCCAGCTTGATCGGCAACACATGACGAATGCCATGTTAGCGCCACGGGTTCTGCATGAGCATGCACAGCTCGACAAGTCTGCCAGCGACTTGCTACGGCAGGCCACTACACGCCTGAACCTGACTTTGCGGGCTCAGCATCGTTTGTTACGAGTGGCTCGTACCATCGCTGATCTTGAGGCTGATGCTAAGGTCGAATGCCGCCACCTGGCTGAGAGCCTGTCGTACCGACGTGCACCGCTTCTCAACAGTTTTTGA
- a CDS encoding DUF805 domain-containing protein: MEHFVDAIRQYAQFEGRTGRKEFWMYMLFYMIFVVVLAILDGLLGTMILGLIFGLAMFVPSLSIGARRLHDTGKSGWWQLITLVPFVGFIILIIFLIKESDGDNEYGPSHKMGPGRKMIA, encoded by the coding sequence ATGGAACACTTTGTCGACGCAATTAGACAATATGCGCAGTTCGAAGGACGAACCGGAAGAAAAGAATTCTGGATGTATATGTTGTTCTATATGATTTTTGTTGTTGTATTGGCAATATTGGATGGCTTGCTGGGAACAATGATCCTGGGTTTGATATTTGGTTTGGCCATGTTTGTTCCCAGTCTCAGCATTGGGGCTCGGCGGCTTCACGATACTGGGAAGTCAGGTTGGTGGCAATTGATCACACTTGTTCCGTTTGTTGGTTTTATCATCCTGATCATATTTCTGATCAAGGAGAGTGATGGTGATAATGAATACGGTCCAAGCCACAAGATGGGACCAGGCCGCAAGATGATTGCCTGA
- a CDS encoding BON domain-containing protein has product MKNISRLLCAVTISAFVALTAGCASTATQESTGQIVDSSIITTNVKAALAGDDLGTLTSVEVETFKDIVQLSGFVNTEEEKTTAGTIAEAVDGVMKVENNLIVK; this is encoded by the coding sequence ATGAAAAACATCTCGCGTTTACTGTGTGCTGTGACTATCAGCGCTTTTGTCGCTCTGACTGCCGGCTGCGCCAGCACCGCAACTCAGGAAAGTACTGGTCAGATAGTAGATAGCTCAATCATCACAACTAATGTCAAAGCTGCACTGGCAGGTGACGACTTGGGCACACTGACGAGTGTTGAAGTTGAGACATTCAAAGACATCGTGCAACTCAGCGGATTTGTCAACACTGAAGAAGAAAAAACCACAGCCGGCACCATTGCAGAAGCAGTGGACGGCGTGATGAAGGTCGAAAACAACCTCATCGTGAAATAG
- a CDS encoding FlgD immunoglobulin-like domain containing protein, with protein sequence MSRGIRWFVFVVVACMCANTVHAEIRYLEIAPENSMKPIGLLWSDVEEFNPSLRKTHDFAFATDNDTQVSLVIKSADGDVIRRLLDEKPYQSGRYAVTWDGKDDQGVVVPDEAWTPVFEATYANEDVVIDDPTRYSGGEIIADLAWTIRGRTELSFNVPYASRVLVRSGVDEGPMMRAIRRWEPVASGKVVVRWDGYDADQVEYFADRDDRWFVVMAYQLPQFTIISTGNNKRDYRQYRVHKKLPEPEVNLTAIQLQRNGQRLSRDFFLPRSFEPRVSIEFVEQQTTSVSGLPQVSGEAIFKINVPVEDRWVLDSSFYETGFYVNYEFQSEEEQGFVPMIWQYDASNLPIGRHIATVQLFGFGGFISSATIAFEIVQANGSTD encoded by the coding sequence ATGAGTCGAGGTATCAGATGGTTTGTATTTGTCGTCGTTGCGTGCATGTGTGCAAACACCGTTCACGCCGAAATACGATACCTGGAGATAGCACCAGAAAACTCCATGAAGCCTATCGGATTGTTATGGAGTGACGTTGAAGAGTTCAATCCATCACTGAGGAAAACGCACGATTTTGCCTTCGCTACCGACAACGATACTCAAGTGTCACTGGTAATTAAAAGTGCTGATGGTGATGTAATCAGACGGCTGCTTGATGAAAAACCTTATCAAAGCGGCCGTTATGCGGTGACTTGGGATGGTAAGGACGATCAAGGTGTGGTGGTGCCTGATGAGGCGTGGACACCCGTATTCGAGGCCACTTATGCCAATGAAGATGTCGTGATAGATGATCCCACTCGTTACTCGGGCGGCGAGATAATTGCTGATCTTGCGTGGACAATTCGTGGTCGCACTGAACTGTCATTCAATGTGCCATACGCATCACGCGTACTCGTGCGCAGTGGAGTGGATGAGGGACCTATGATGCGTGCAATAAGGCGGTGGGAGCCTGTGGCCAGTGGCAAGGTTGTCGTGCGCTGGGACGGGTATGACGCTGACCAGGTGGAGTATTTTGCCGATCGTGATGATCGGTGGTTTGTCGTGATGGCCTATCAATTACCACAGTTCACCATCATCAGCACAGGCAACAATAAGCGTGACTATCGCCAGTACCGAGTGCATAAAAAGTTGCCAGAACCAGAAGTGAATCTGACAGCTATCCAGTTGCAGAGAAACGGCCAACGGCTATCAAGAGACTTTTTTCTACCGCGTAGCTTTGAACCGCGAGTATCAATAGAATTTGTTGAGCAGCAAACGACATCTGTCAGTGGTCTACCGCAAGTGAGCGGTGAGGCCATCTTCAAAATCAATGTGCCTGTAGAGGATCGATGGGTTCTCGACAGTTCATTCTACGAGACAGGCTTTTACGTCAACTATGAGTTCCAATCTGAAGAGGAACAAGGCTTTGTACCAATGATCTGGCAATACGATGCCAGTAATCTGCCTATAGGTCGTCATATAGCAACCGTGCAATTGTTCGGCTTTGGCGGATTTATCAGCTCGGCTACGATTGCTTTCGAGATCGTGCAAGCCAATGGTAGTACTGATTGA
- a CDS encoding TolB family protein, whose amino-acid sequence MKLLTQFVSVWSVLLLLLFSTTSLASAAVPAGLALIALTDKWQVMVEKQGELIVVEAIRNPRVMSYSASTQRVAFIGSDSVLYTYDLNAQTTTPVFDTAGAALDSTLRYTQPFYSQDGKWLYLVEMPDGKSRSTNIVAVSGDTGRKHYLVRKRSAQFEPYTRDTNDLFYSTASCVDDCEGMIWEIWQRENDTAKQFQLTLLNHVSNQPHLSADNWLYFSSNAPDRYYHIWRMRPQPGAPVEQLTFGSFRDSEPVTDQNGTLFFIRKTPSGTSLMRLEGDEAVQVTLPDTIMDIRNLEIKP is encoded by the coding sequence ATGAAGTTGCTTACACAGTTCGTGAGCGTGTGGAGTGTTCTCTTGCTGCTGTTGTTTAGCACCACCAGCTTAGCCTCTGCGGCAGTACCCGCAGGATTGGCCTTGATCGCTCTCACCGACAAGTGGCAGGTCATGGTGGAAAAGCAGGGTGAGTTGATCGTGGTTGAAGCTATTAGGAACCCAAGGGTCATGAGCTACAGTGCTAGCACTCAGAGGGTAGCGTTTATCGGCTCTGATAGTGTGTTGTATACATACGATCTCAACGCGCAAACAACAACGCCCGTGTTTGACACCGCAGGTGCAGCTTTGGATAGCACTCTCCGTTATACCCAGCCATTCTACTCACAAGATGGAAAATGGCTGTATCTGGTGGAGATGCCCGATGGTAAAAGTCGCTCCACTAATATTGTGGCAGTGTCCGGTGACACAGGCAGGAAGCACTATTTAGTGCGTAAACGCTCGGCTCAGTTTGAACCCTACACACGAGACACCAATGATCTGTTTTACTCCACTGCTAGCTGTGTTGATGATTGTGAGGGCATGATCTGGGAGATCTGGCAAAGAGAGAACGACACAGCAAAACAATTTCAACTGACCTTGTTGAATCATGTGTCTAACCAGCCTCATCTCAGTGCAGATAATTGGCTGTATTTTTCTTCTAATGCACCAGATAGGTACTATCACATCTGGCGCATGCGTCCACAGCCAGGAGCGCCAGTTGAACAGTTGACCTTCGGTTCATTCAGGGACAGTGAGCCGGTGACTGATCAGAACGGAACACTTTTTTTCATCAGAAAAACACCTTCAGGAACATCCCTGATGCGCCTGGAAGGTGATGAGGCTGTGCAAGTAACGCTACCCGATACGATCATGGACATCCGTAACCTGGAGATCAAGCCATGA
- a CDS encoding RHS repeat-associated core domain-containing protein, producing the protein MNIEKIVHLVGSTLFTLLLCGPIVSGSIFAADNANDQNTHDAFTGPEQPEKDDETGDPCDESKTGSPVMLQNREFIWRDTDVSIPGRRNLSLTRTYRAFDAREGFFGKGWTAECEKSLVKVLQYRATDVDGVAEVVAQYVYRLSNGRRYYFDQSSTGLYTAPEGLPGYTLTANADNTTQLTRIDGSSEIYNSLGQITSDQDKNGNSILYAYSNGVLNRIADEHGRFLQFAFNSTGHVTSVTDHSGREWEYAYNAEGTLASVTDPAGGVRRYEYENGVREASAQVYSLLNAVYDESDVLMISVVYGLHSVVDSYSIADDILTYTEQSGFIYKTDSVGARWAYKVDDQGHVVEVMPPVNRGTAYFREYDEDGNMVKLVDMLGTEFTGTYDTLGRMTSTTSPDGTTSFTYQGDTDRVITLTTPSGRIHRTNYDMFGNPTQLVDAAGNVSTLSYAMNGDLSSFTDAEGHRTVAATDAPGYLISTTDALGRTSTFTYDDRGNMEIMVNPAGDTSTFSYDVLDRQTSVSDEMGNTTSYRYDAAGRVLSLRNSAGFEHEYEYDGFGRLLNETRPDGYTKSYTYQTSNLPASMTDSRGRVYQFTFDRSQRMTGIDVSGDSAVGGADRRRYTYDVLGRVLSISSAGPTINYTYDSLGRVLSEGQGRSTVAYSYNNEGEVLSSTHSDETVSYSYDARGLISELVTPSGAHGFTYDKVGRQVTHTRPGNRSSTKSYDAVGRILALDHSSLSGDLLQYTWDTLDRIIQIEGAPNGPMSFTYDVIGRLVTANTGQSFAYQYDSRHNRTESDQQYDAFNKLLEDNTFSFGYDAAGNLTSRVNKLTGIETQYNYNARDRLSSVVEVQNEVPTELSRYTYDGMNRRTRKIASSITTNFQWAGDMLIGETSASSGAPDKRYRYGAALMPLEYSELSEDYQVVGDHLMTPTSLVDSAGSLGWQSYAGPYGETLDAATAPQNTVQFNVRFPGQYFDAETDLHYNNQRYYEPKHGRYIQSDPMGLMDGLNTYSYASANPLLYFDSTGEFACGGVCIGGIVVGGIAIVNWTRNYWNDDVSDIGDVDGWTQLTRNESIYHRMGEGNDGNRKFVSPNGRSEAVFDCDDNLVITAANGGTYNFFGPRFLGGIPHGIADVLPYFVFGTSPVDMFNPQRFIVTYNHLTQ; encoded by the coding sequence ATGAACATTGAAAAAATAGTGCATCTTGTTGGATCCACACTGTTCACCTTATTGTTGTGCGGACCGATCGTAAGTGGAAGTATCTTTGCAGCCGACAATGCCAATGATCAGAACACACATGACGCATTCACTGGTCCAGAACAGCCTGAAAAAGATGATGAGACCGGTGATCCTTGTGATGAGTCAAAGACAGGCTCGCCAGTCATGCTACAGAATCGGGAGTTCATCTGGAGGGATACTGACGTATCTATCCCTGGTAGACGTAATTTGTCATTAACACGCACCTATCGTGCGTTTGATGCACGAGAAGGCTTTTTCGGTAAAGGTTGGACGGCTGAGTGTGAAAAGTCGCTGGTTAAAGTGTTGCAGTATCGGGCCACAGATGTGGATGGAGTTGCGGAGGTCGTTGCACAGTATGTCTATCGATTGTCAAATGGGCGCCGTTACTATTTCGACCAAAGCTCCACTGGACTATACACAGCCCCTGAAGGGCTGCCCGGTTATACCCTCACGGCCAATGCTGATAACACCACACAATTGACGCGCATTGATGGCAGTTCGGAAATCTACAACAGCCTTGGACAAATAACGTCGGATCAGGATAAAAACGGCAACAGCATTCTTTACGCATACAGCAATGGTGTGCTTAACCGGATTGCCGACGAACACGGCCGTTTCCTGCAATTTGCATTCAATTCCACAGGTCATGTGACTTCCGTCACGGATCATAGTGGGCGTGAGTGGGAGTATGCATATAATGCGGAAGGCACGTTAGCTTCAGTGACAGATCCCGCTGGGGGCGTGCGACGGTACGAATATGAGAACGGTGTGCGAGAGGCAAGCGCCCAAGTGTATTCGTTACTAAACGCCGTTTATGATGAGTCCGATGTGCTGATGATTAGTGTTGTGTACGGCTTACACAGCGTAGTAGATAGTTATTCAATAGCAGACGACATACTGACCTACACCGAGCAATCTGGATTCATTTACAAAACCGATTCTGTCGGTGCACGCTGGGCCTATAAAGTCGATGATCAAGGTCATGTCGTAGAAGTAATGCCACCTGTGAATCGAGGTACAGCGTATTTTCGTGAATACGATGAGGATGGCAATATGGTGAAACTCGTGGACATGCTGGGTACTGAGTTCACGGGTACATACGACACACTAGGAAGAATGACATCAACAACTTCGCCGGACGGAACTACAAGCTTCACGTATCAGGGTGATACAGACCGAGTAATCACTCTCACTACACCATCAGGCCGCATCCACCGGACAAACTATGACATGTTCGGTAATCCAACACAGCTTGTCGATGCCGCAGGGAATGTGTCGACACTTAGCTACGCAATGAATGGTGACTTGAGCTCCTTCACTGATGCTGAAGGGCATCGAACGGTTGCCGCTACTGACGCTCCGGGGTACCTGATATCAACCACAGATGCGTTGGGAAGAACCAGCACGTTTACCTATGATGACAGAGGGAATATGGAGATCATGGTTAATCCGGCAGGCGACACATCAACATTCTCCTATGATGTTCTGGATCGCCAGACAAGTGTTTCCGATGAGATGGGTAACACGACATCTTATAGATACGATGCTGCGGGTCGCGTGTTATCTCTGCGTAATTCTGCTGGTTTCGAGCACGAGTACGAATACGACGGCTTCGGGCGTTTGCTGAACGAAACACGCCCCGACGGATACACAAAGAGCTATACCTACCAGACCAGCAATCTACCGGCGTCGATGACAGATAGCCGTGGGCGGGTCTATCAGTTCACGTTTGATCGCAGTCAGCGTATGACTGGTATAGATGTATCTGGTGACAGCGCTGTTGGTGGTGCCGACAGACGAAGATATACCTATGATGTGCTCGGGCGAGTACTGAGCATCAGTAGTGCGGGTCCAACTATCAACTACACCTATGACTCTTTAGGCAGGGTACTATCCGAGGGACAAGGGCGCAGCACGGTAGCATACAGTTACAATAATGAGGGTGAGGTGCTCTCCTCTACACATTCGGATGAGACTGTGAGTTACAGTTACGATGCGAGAGGGCTTATTAGTGAGTTGGTAACGCCATCAGGTGCGCATGGTTTTACGTACGATAAAGTGGGAAGGCAGGTAACTCACACCAGACCCGGGAACAGGAGCTCCACCAAATCCTATGATGCGGTGGGAAGAATACTCGCTTTAGACCATTCATCGCTCAGTGGTGACTTACTGCAGTACACATGGGATACGCTTGATCGAATCATCCAGATTGAAGGTGCACCGAATGGCCCTATGAGTTTTACCTACGACGTCATTGGCAGGCTAGTAACTGCAAACACAGGCCAATCCTTCGCTTATCAGTACGATTCTCGACACAATCGCACCGAATCCGATCAACAGTATGATGCATTCAACAAATTGCTGGAAGACAATACGTTCAGTTTTGGCTACGACGCGGCCGGTAATCTCACCTCTCGGGTCAATAAGCTGACCGGTATTGAAACCCAGTACAATTACAACGCGCGAGACCGTTTAAGCAGCGTAGTTGAGGTGCAAAACGAGGTGCCTACTGAACTATCCCGGTACACCTATGATGGTATGAACAGACGCACTCGAAAAATTGCCAGCTCAATCACTACCAACTTCCAATGGGCTGGCGACATGCTCATTGGTGAGACTAGTGCTTCTTCTGGTGCACCTGACAAGCGTTATCGCTACGGCGCAGCATTGATGCCGCTGGAATACTCTGAATTATCCGAAGACTACCAAGTGGTGGGGGATCACTTGATGACACCGACATCGTTGGTGGATTCCGCTGGTTCGCTGGGTTGGCAATCGTATGCTGGCCCGTATGGCGAGACCCTGGACGCTGCTACAGCGCCGCAGAATACAGTGCAATTCAATGTAAGGTTTCCTGGCCAGTATTTTGATGCCGAAACTGATCTTCATTACAACAACCAACGGTATTATGAACCGAAGCATGGTCGGTATATCCAATCTGATCCCATGGGCCTGATGGATGGACTCAATACTTATAGTTACGCCAGTGCCAACCCCCTTCTTTACTTTGATTCCACTGGAGAGTTTGCGTGCGGTGGTGTTTGTATTGGCGGAATAGTAGTAGGAGGTATTGCCATCGTGAACTGGACAAGAAACTATTGGAACGATGACGTATCGGATATTGGAGATGTGGATGGCTGGACGCAGTTAACACGCAACGAGTCTATCTATCATCGGATGGGAGAAGGCAACGATGGTAATCGTAAATTCGTCTCTCCTAATGGTCGTAGCGAGGCTGTATTCGATTGCGATGATAACCTGGTGATCACCGCTGCTAACGGAGGTACCTACAACTTTTTCGGGCCACGTTTTCTGGGTGGTATTCCGCATGGCATTGCTGATGTGCTTCCGTATTTTGTGTTTGGCACCTCTCCTGTGGATATGTTCAATCCACAACGCTTTATCGTCACCTATAATCATCTGACTCAATAG
- a CDS encoding chromate resistance protein ChrB domain-containing protein: protein MDKYEMHPVGASQYSVLNQYQKCPVAIMQVITRRLILRFLVLVLLLFTVPINFGWARSTFQTTDGQGPDKWASVWLIRTFINPLPVSLVENPTAVSGVTTFDMPGASYNRTGTATTYSALMQSYNISDQIAVKLGDIIHDIEINAWNPNQEVYSQLVETAFRQMQLDIGRNKVTQSCYFEFFNRVASGLAAQTLSIDTGIQTLQPRKGCSTVVSREKKSMEDSAKVPEMDLSEVLQAIARREEIVFLDTRERREYREGHIPGAINMTLRSLDSDSAQLFSRADRVIAYCVKDFRGYEAARKLRILGVDAVIMKPYGIKGWHTAGLPVAGAMAMTEYEAMEQLLRIAVKKSSVQ from the coding sequence TTGGATAAATATGAGATGCATCCTGTGGGTGCATCTCAATATTCAGTGTTAAACCAATATCAGAAATGTCCGGTGGCCATCATGCAAGTTATTACTCGAAGGTTGATTTTACGTTTTCTTGTGCTGGTGCTGTTGTTGTTCACTGTGCCGATAAACTTTGGCTGGGCGCGATCTACATTCCAGACAACCGATGGCCAAGGTCCTGATAAATGGGCGTCGGTGTGGCTAATTCGTACCTTTATCAATCCACTGCCAGTGAGTCTGGTCGAAAACCCCACAGCGGTATCTGGTGTTACAACGTTTGACATGCCGGGAGCGTCGTATAATCGAACCGGAACCGCCACCACTTATTCAGCGTTGATGCAGAGCTATAACATCTCTGATCAAATAGCCGTAAAGCTAGGCGATATCATTCATGACATCGAAATAAATGCGTGGAACCCGAATCAGGAGGTGTACAGCCAGCTTGTCGAGACTGCGTTTCGTCAGATGCAGCTGGATATAGGTAGAAATAAGGTAACGCAATCGTGTTATTTTGAATTCTTTAATCGCGTGGCCAGTGGCTTGGCCGCACAGACGTTATCGATTGACACTGGCATACAAACACTACAGCCACGTAAGGGATGCAGTACCGTTGTGAGCAGGGAAAAAAAGTCCATGGAGGATAGTGCGAAAGTTCCTGAAATGGACCTTAGCGAAGTGCTCCAGGCGATTGCCAGGAGGGAAGAAATTGTTTTTCTGGATACGCGAGAACGACGTGAATACCGGGAGGGTCATATCCCCGGAGCAATCAACATGACACTTCGCTCTCTTGATAGTGATAGTGCACAATTGTTCAGCCGCGCTGATCGTGTCATTGCGTATTGCGTGAAAGATTTCCGAGGGTATGAGGCGGCCAGAAAACTTCGTATTCTCGGTGTCGATGCCGTCATAATGAAGCCATATGGGATCAAAGGCTGGCACACCGCTGGGCTGCCGGTTGCAGGTGCTATGGCGATGACGGAATACGAAGCCATGGAGCAACTACTGCGTATTGCAGTAAAGAAGTCGAGTGTCCAGTAG
- a CDS encoding RNA-guided endonuclease InsQ/TnpB family protein yields the protein MERLQAFKFELRPNGEQTRQLWQFAGCSRFVYNKALALQQENHKAELKYISYVQMCKSLTTWRKDRDTLWLQLAPAQTLQQSLKDLDRAYQNFFSKRAAFPSYKKKGRGNSFRFPEPKQFKLDQTNNRIFLPKLGWMRYRNSRNVIGTLRNITVSERGGKWFFSIQTAQQVDTPLHPSTTAIGLDLGIAIFAAQSDGVIHLPKNSFAQLQRQLAHAQRSLARRCKYSRNWKKQKAKIARLYIRITNVRADYLHQKSHLICLGGPAQNHAVVCIEGLKVSNMSRSASGTRQAPGKNVKAKSGLNRAILDQGWGEFRRQLGYKLKWAGGDLIVVPAQYTSQQCSGCGHIAQENRKIQESFCCVSCGHAENADVNAAKNIVAAGHAVMALVRHSGGGDVRPELHEHAVKAAPVKQEPTGRPSVEAIQACA from the coding sequence ATGGAACGTCTACAAGCCTTCAAGTTCGAGCTACGCCCCAATGGTGAACAAACCCGCCAGCTGTGGCAGTTTGCAGGCTGTTCCCGGTTTGTCTACAACAAGGCATTGGCACTTCAGCAAGAGAACCATAAGGCCGAACTGAAGTACATCAGCTATGTCCAGATGTGCAAGAGCCTGACAACCTGGCGTAAAGATCGAGACACACTGTGGCTTCAACTCGCACCCGCTCAAACGTTGCAGCAATCGCTGAAAGATCTTGATCGGGCCTATCAGAACTTTTTTTCCAAACGCGCTGCTTTCCCCTCGTACAAAAAGAAAGGCCGTGGGAATAGCTTTCGCTTCCCCGAGCCCAAACAGTTCAAGCTTGATCAGACCAATAATCGTATTTTTCTACCTAAGTTAGGCTGGATGCGCTACCGAAACAGCCGTAATGTCATCGGCACGCTACGCAATATCACCGTCAGTGAGCGAGGCGGTAAATGGTTCTTTTCAATTCAAACTGCGCAACAGGTTGATACTCCTCTACACCCATCCACAACAGCGATTGGTCTCGACTTGGGCATTGCTATTTTTGCCGCACAAAGCGACGGCGTCATTCATTTGCCAAAGAACAGTTTTGCACAACTTCAACGACAATTGGCACACGCACAGCGATCGCTGGCTCGTCGGTGCAAGTATTCCCGTAATTGGAAAAAACAGAAAGCAAAAATTGCCCGCCTGTATATTCGAATCACCAATGTCCGAGCCGACTACCTACATCAGAAATCACACCTCATTTGCCTGGGCGGCCCCGCACAAAATCACGCGGTGGTGTGTATCGAAGGCCTGAAGGTCAGCAATATGTCTCGTTCGGCTTCCGGCACCCGACAAGCTCCAGGAAAAAACGTCAAGGCCAAATCGGGTCTCAATCGAGCAATTCTCGATCAAGGTTGGGGTGAATTCCGTCGACAGTTGGGCTACAAACTCAAGTGGGCGGGTGGTGATTTGATCGTGGTGCCGGCTCAGTACACCAGTCAGCAATGCTCAGGCTGTGGCCATATAGCGCAAGAGAACCGCAAAATTCAAGAGAGCTTCTGCTGTGTCTCTTGTGGGCATGCAGAGAACGCCGATGTTAATGCGGCAAAGAATATCGTAGCGGCGGGACACGCCGTGATGGCCTTGGTCCGGCATTCCGGTGGAGGGGACGTTAGACCTGAATTGCACGAACATGCAGTTAAGGCAGCCCCAGTGAAGCAGGAACCCACGGGGCGGCCTTCCGTCGAAGCGATTCAGGCATGTGCTTGA